One Trichosurus vulpecula isolate mTriVul1 chromosome 7, mTriVul1.pri, whole genome shotgun sequence genomic region harbors:
- the LOC118857482 gene encoding acid-sensing ion channel 2-like produces the protein MDLKDTTSEGSLQPSSIQIFANTSTLHGIRHIFVYGPLTIRRVLWAVAFMGSLGLLLVESSERIAFYFSYQHVTKVDEVVAHSLVFPAVTVCNLNGFRFSRLTTNDLYHAGELLALLDVNLDIPNPHLADPTVLEALREKANFKHYKPKVFSMREFLERVGHDLKDMMLYCKFKGQECGHQDFTTVSNLVFGSLWGFSFPAMKGAWGARVTWF, from the coding sequence ATGGATCTCAAGGATACCACCAGTGAAGGCAGCCTGCAGCCATCCAGCATCCAGATCTTTGCCAACACGTCCACCCTCCATGGCATCCGGCACATCTTTGTGTATGGGCCCCTGACCATCCGCCGCGTGCTTTGGGCTGTGGCTTTCATGGGCTCCTTGGGCCTGCTGCTGGTGGAAAGCTCGGAGCGCATCGCTTTCTACTTCTCCTACCAGCATGTCACCAAGGTGGATGAAGTGGTTGCCCACAGCCTGGTCTTTCCCGCCGTGACCGTCTGCAACCTCAATGGCTTCCGCTTCTCTCGCCTCACCACCAATGACCTGTACCATGCTGGGGAGCTGCTGGCCTTGCTCGATGTCAACTTGGACATCCCCAATCCACACCTAGCTGACCCCACCGTACTGGAGGCCCTGCGGGAGAAGGCTAATTTCAAGCACTACAAACCCAAGGTCTTCAGCATGCGAGAGTTCTTGGAGCGTGTTGGCCATGACCTGAAGGATATGATGCTCTACTGTAAGTTCAAAGGACAGGAGTGTGGCCACCAGGACTTCACCACCGTGAGTAACTTGGTTTTCGGttccctttggggtttttctttcCCAGCCATGAAAGGTGCTTGGGGAGCTCGAGTAACTTGGTTTTGA